In Eulemur rufifrons isolate Redbay chromosome 3, OSU_ERuf_1, whole genome shotgun sequence, a single window of DNA contains:
- the CYC1 gene encoding cytochrome c1, heme protein, mitochondrial — MAAAAASLRWAVLGPRGSGLPGARAPGLLCGARPGQLPLRTPQAVSLSSKSGLSRGRKVMLSALGMLAAGGAGLAMALHSAVSASDLELHPPSFPWSHRGLLSSLDHTSIRRGFQVYKQVCSSCHSMDYVAYRHLVGVCYTEDEAKALAEEVEVQDGPNEDGEMFMRPGKLSDYFPKPYPNPEAARAANNGALPPDLSYIVRARHGGEDYVFSLLTGYCEPPTGVSLREGLYFNPYFPGQAIGMAPPIYTDVLEFDDGTPATMSQVAKDVCTFLRWASEPEHDHRKRMGLKMLMMMGLLLPLVYAMKRHKWSVLKSRKLAYRPPK; from the exons ATGGCGGCGGCAGCGGCTTCGCTTCGCTGGGCGGTGCTGGGCCCCCGGGGCTCGGGACTCCCGGGCGCACGTGCCCCGGGTCTACTGTGCGGCGCGAGGCCCGGGCAGCTCCCGCTGCGGACTCCTCAG GCAGTATCCTTGTCGTCGAAGTCTGGCCTTTCCCGCGGCCGGAAGGTGATGCTGTCAGCGCTGGGCATGCTGGCGGCAGGGGGTGCAGGGTTGGCCATGGCTCTGCATTCTGCTGTGAGTGCCAGTGACCTGGAGCTGCACCCCCCCAGCTTTCCGTGGTCTCACCGTggcctcctttcttccttggacCACACCAG caTCCGGAGGGGTTTCCAGGTATATAAGCAGGTGTGCTCCTCCTGCCACAGCATGGACTACGTTGCGTACCGCCACCTGGTGGGCGTGTGCTACACGGAGGACGAAGCTAAGGCGCTGGCTGAAGAG GTGGAGGTTCAAGATGGCCCCAATGAGGATGGGGAGATGTTCATGCGTCCAGGGAAGCTGTCCGACTACTTCCCCAAACCATACCCCAACCCTGAGGCTGCTCGAGCTGCTAACAATGGAGCATTGCCCCCTGATCTCAGCTACATCGTGCGAGCTAG GCACGGTGGTGAGGACTACGTCTTCTCCCTGCTCACTGGCTACTGTGAGCCACCCACTGGGGTGTCGCTGCGAGAAGGCCTCTACTTCAACCCCTACTTCCCTGGCCAGGCCATCGGAATGGCCCCTCCCATCTACACTGATGTCTTGGAGTTTGATGATG GCACCCCAGCTACCATGTCCCAGGTAGCCAAGGACGTGTGCACCTTCCTTCGCTGGGCATCTGAGCCAGAACACGACCATCGCAAACGCATGGGGCTTAAG ATGTTGATGATGATGGGCTTGCTGCTACCCCTGGTCTACGCCATGAAGCGGCATAAATGGTCAGTCCTGAAGAGTCGGAAGCTGGCATATCGGCCACCCAAGTGA
- the GPAA1 gene encoding glycosylphosphatidylinositol anchor attachment 1 protein isoform X3 produces the protein MGLLSDPVRRRALARLVLRLNAPLCVLSYVAGIAWFLALAFPPLTQRTYMSENAMGSTMVEEQFVGGDRARSFARDFAAYRRKSGALPVAWLERTMRSVGLEVYTQSFSRKLPFPDETHERYMVSGTNVYGILRAPRAASTESLVFTVPCGSDSTNSQAVGLLLALAAHFRGQIYWAKDIIFLVTEHDLLGTEAWLEAYHDVNVTGMQSSPLQGRAGAIQAAVALELSSDVVTSLDVAVEGLNGQLPNLDLLNLFQTFCQKGGLLCTLQGKLQPQDWTSLDGPLQGLQTLLLMVLQQASGRPHGPHGLFLRYRVEALTLRGINSFRQYKYDLVAVGKALEGMFRKLNHLLERLHQSFFLYLLPALSRFVSIGLYMPAAGFLLLVLGLKALELWMQLHEAGVGLEAGGGPGPSAPLPPAQGGKHTGPRQGLDGTEAGGPDLPSTTAGLHCPYQLLTGLPVGRHYGTCCCTHRASWAPAPLCCSAGTDRPSSHTLGQPVPVAGATGGTAVDSRGLAALPGGTGPGCPGALHLRCPALPTAGPGPLPLLAALLECALLEVRSACLKHSILPSSGK, from the exons ATGGGCCTCCTGTCGGACCCCGTGCGCCGGCGCGCGCTCGCCCGCCTCGTGCTGCGCCTCAACGCGCCGCTCTG CGTGCTGAGCTATGTGGCGGGCATCGCCTGGTTCTTGGCGCTGGCTTTCCCGCCGCTGACCCAGCGCACTTACATGTCAGAGAACGCCATGGGCTCCACTATGGTGGAGGAGCAGTTTGTGGGCGGAGACCGCGCCCGGAGCTTTGCTCGGGACTTCGCTGCCTACCGCAGGAAGTCGGG GGCTCTGCCAGTGGCCTGGCTGGAGCGGACGATGCGGTCAGTAGGGCTGGAGGTCTACACGCAGAGTTTCTCCCGGAAACTGCCCTTCCCGGATGAAACGCATGAACGCTAT ATGGTGTCAGGCACCAACGTGTACGGCATACTGCGGGCCCCCCGTGCTGCTAGTACTGAGTCCCTCGTGTTCACTGTGCCCTGTGGCTCCGACTCTACCAACAGCCAGGCTGTGGGGCTGCTGCTGGCACTGGCTGCCCACTTCCGGG GGCAGATTTACTGGGCCAAAGATATCATCTTCCTGGTGACAGAACACGACCTTCTCGGCACTGAGGCTTGGCTTGAAGCCTACCATGATGTCAATGTCACTG GCATGCAGTCATCTCCCTTGCAGGGCCGGGCTGGGGCCATCCAGGCTGCCGTGGCCCTGGAGCTGAGCAGTGATGTGGTCACCAGCCTCGACGTGGCTGTGGAGGGCCTCAACGGGCAGTTGCCCAACCTTGACCTGCTCAACCTCTTCCAGACCTTCTGCCAGAAAGGGGGGTTGCTGTGCACATTGCAGGGCAAG CTGCAGCCCCAAGACTGGACATCACTGGATGGGCCACTGCAGGGCCTGCAGACACTGCTGCTCATGGTTCTGCAGCAGGCCTCTGGCCGTCCCCATGGTCCCCACGGCCTCTTCCTGCGCTACCGCGTGGAGGCCCTAACTCTGCGTGGCATCAATAGCTTCCGCCAGTACAAGTATGATCTCGTGGCTGTGGGCAA GGCTTTGGAGGGCATGTTCCGGAAGCTCAACCACCTCCTAGAGCGCCTGCACCAGTCCTTTTTTCTCTACCTACTCCCTGCTCTATCCCGCTTCGTCTCCATCGGCCTCTACATGCCCGCCGCCGGCTTCTTGCTCCTGGTCCTTGGTTTGAAG GCTTTGGAACTGTGGATGCAACTACACGAGGCCGGAGTGGGCCttgaggctgggggagggcctGGACCcagtgcccccctccccccagcacag GGTGGTAAGCACACAGGCCCCAGACAGGGGCTGGATGGCACTGAAGCTGGTGGCCCTGATCTACCTAGCACTACAGCTGGGCTGCATTGCCCTTACCAACTTCTCACTGGGCTTCCTGTTGGCCGCCACTATGGTACCTGCTGCTGCACTCACCGAGCCTCATGGGCCCCG GCCCCTCTATGCTGCTCTGCTGGTACTGACAGGCCCAGCAGCCACACTCTTGGGCAGCCTGTTCCTGTGGCGGGAGCTACAGGAGGCACCGCTGTCGATAGCCGAGGGCTGGCAGCTCTTCCTGGCGGCACTGGCCCAGGGTGTCCTGGAGCACTACACCTACGGTGCCCTGCTCTTCCCACTGCTGGCCCTGGGCCTCTACCCCTGCTGGCTGCTCTTCTGGAATGTGCTCTTCTGGAAGTGAGGTCTGCCTGCCTCAAGCACTCTATTCTGCCTTCTTCTGGGAAATAA
- the GPAA1 gene encoding glycosylphosphatidylinositol anchor attachment 1 protein isoform X2, with product MGLLSDPVRRRALARLVLRLNAPLCVLSYVAGIAWFLALAFPPLTQRTYMSENAMGSTMVEEQFVGGDRARSFARDFAAYRRKSGALPVAWLERTMRSVGLEVYTQSFSRKLPFPDETHERYMVSGTNVYGILRAPRAASTESLVFTVPCGSDSTNSQAVGLLLALAAHFRGQIYWAKDIIFLVTEHDLLGTEAWLEAYHDVNVTGMQSSPLQGRAGAIQAAVALELSSDVVTSLDVAVEGLNGQLPNLDLLNLFQTFCQKGGLLCTLQGKLQPQDWTSLDGPLQGLQTLLLMVLQQASGRPHGPHGLFLRYRVEALTLRGINSFRQYKYDLVAVGKALEGMFRKLNHLLERLHQSFFLYLLPALSRFVSIGLYMPAAGFLLLVLGLKALELWMQLHEAGVGLEAGGGPGPSAPLPPAQGVGLASLVAPLLVSQAMGLALYILPVLGQHVATQHFPVGEAEAVVLTLLAIYVAGLALPHNTHRTTAGLHCPYQLLTGLPVGRHYGTCCCTHRASWAPAPLCCSAGTDRPSSHTLGQPVPVAGATGGTAVDSRGLAALPGGTGPGCPGALHLRCPALPTAGPGPLPLLAALLECALLEVRSACLKHSILPSSGK from the exons ATGGGCCTCCTGTCGGACCCCGTGCGCCGGCGCGCGCTCGCCCGCCTCGTGCTGCGCCTCAACGCGCCGCTCTG CGTGCTGAGCTATGTGGCGGGCATCGCCTGGTTCTTGGCGCTGGCTTTCCCGCCGCTGACCCAGCGCACTTACATGTCAGAGAACGCCATGGGCTCCACTATGGTGGAGGAGCAGTTTGTGGGCGGAGACCGCGCCCGGAGCTTTGCTCGGGACTTCGCTGCCTACCGCAGGAAGTCGGG GGCTCTGCCAGTGGCCTGGCTGGAGCGGACGATGCGGTCAGTAGGGCTGGAGGTCTACACGCAGAGTTTCTCCCGGAAACTGCCCTTCCCGGATGAAACGCATGAACGCTAT ATGGTGTCAGGCACCAACGTGTACGGCATACTGCGGGCCCCCCGTGCTGCTAGTACTGAGTCCCTCGTGTTCACTGTGCCCTGTGGCTCCGACTCTACCAACAGCCAGGCTGTGGGGCTGCTGCTGGCACTGGCTGCCCACTTCCGGG GGCAGATTTACTGGGCCAAAGATATCATCTTCCTGGTGACAGAACACGACCTTCTCGGCACTGAGGCTTGGCTTGAAGCCTACCATGATGTCAATGTCACTG GCATGCAGTCATCTCCCTTGCAGGGCCGGGCTGGGGCCATCCAGGCTGCCGTGGCCCTGGAGCTGAGCAGTGATGTGGTCACCAGCCTCGACGTGGCTGTGGAGGGCCTCAACGGGCAGTTGCCCAACCTTGACCTGCTCAACCTCTTCCAGACCTTCTGCCAGAAAGGGGGGTTGCTGTGCACATTGCAGGGCAAG CTGCAGCCCCAAGACTGGACATCACTGGATGGGCCACTGCAGGGCCTGCAGACACTGCTGCTCATGGTTCTGCAGCAGGCCTCTGGCCGTCCCCATGGTCCCCACGGCCTCTTCCTGCGCTACCGCGTGGAGGCCCTAACTCTGCGTGGCATCAATAGCTTCCGCCAGTACAAGTATGATCTCGTGGCTGTGGGCAA GGCTTTGGAGGGCATGTTCCGGAAGCTCAACCACCTCCTAGAGCGCCTGCACCAGTCCTTTTTTCTCTACCTACTCCCTGCTCTATCCCGCTTCGTCTCCATCGGCCTCTACATGCCCGCCGCCGGCTTCTTGCTCCTGGTCCTTGGTTTGAAG GCTTTGGAACTGTGGATGCAACTACACGAGGCCGGAGTGGGCCttgaggctgggggagggcctGGACCcagtgcccccctccccccagcacag GGTGTGGGGCTGGCCTCGCTTGTGGCACCCCTGCTGGTCTCTCAGGCCATGGGACTGGCCCTCTACATCCTGCCAGTGCTGGGCCAACACGTGGCCACCCAGCACTTCCCAGTGGGCGAGGCTGAGGCTGTGGTGCTGACACTGCTGGCAATTTACGTGGCCGGCCTGGCCCTTCCCCACAATACCCACCG CACTACAGCTGGGCTGCATTGCCCTTACCAACTTCTCACTGGGCTTCCTGTTGGCCGCCACTATGGTACCTGCTGCTGCACTCACCGAGCCTCATGGGCCCCG GCCCCTCTATGCTGCTCTGCTGGTACTGACAGGCCCAGCAGCCACACTCTTGGGCAGCCTGTTCCTGTGGCGGGAGCTACAGGAGGCACCGCTGTCGATAGCCGAGGGCTGGCAGCTCTTCCTGGCGGCACTGGCCCAGGGTGTCCTGGAGCACTACACCTACGGTGCCCTGCTCTTCCCACTGCTGGCCCTGGGCCTCTACCCCTGCTGGCTGCTCTTCTGGAATGTGCTCTTCTGGAAGTGAGGTCTGCCTGCCTCAAGCACTCTATTCTGCCTTCTTCTGGGAAATAA
- the GPAA1 gene encoding glycosylphosphatidylinositol anchor attachment 1 protein isoform X1, with translation MGLLSDPVRRRALARLVLRLNAPLCVLSYVAGIAWFLALAFPPLTQRTYMSENAMGSTMVEEQFVGGDRARSFARDFAAYRRKSGALPVAWLERTMRSVGLEVYTQSFSRKLPFPDETHERYMVSGTNVYGILRAPRAASTESLVFTVPCGSDSTNSQAVGLLLALAAHFRGQIYWAKDIIFLVTEHDLLGTEAWLEAYHDVNVTGMQSSPLQGRAGAIQAAVALELSSDVVTSLDVAVEGLNGQLPNLDLLNLFQTFCQKGGLLCTLQGKLQPQDWTSLDGPLQGLQTLLLMVLQQASGRPHGPHGLFLRYRVEALTLRGINSFRQYKYDLVAVGKALEGMFRKLNHLLERLHQSFFLYLLPALSRFVSIGLYMPAAGFLLLVLGLKALELWMQLHEAGVGLEAGGGPGPSAPLPPAQGVGLASLVAPLLVSQAMGLALYILPVLGQHVATQHFPVGEAEAVVLTLLAIYVAGLALPHNTHRVVSTQAPDRGWMALKLVALIYLALQLGCIALTNFSLGFLLAATMVPAAALTEPHGPRPLYAALLVLTGPAATLLGSLFLWRELQEAPLSIAEGWQLFLAALAQGVLEHYTYGALLFPLLALGLYPCWLLFWNVLFWK, from the exons ATGGGCCTCCTGTCGGACCCCGTGCGCCGGCGCGCGCTCGCCCGCCTCGTGCTGCGCCTCAACGCGCCGCTCTG CGTGCTGAGCTATGTGGCGGGCATCGCCTGGTTCTTGGCGCTGGCTTTCCCGCCGCTGACCCAGCGCACTTACATGTCAGAGAACGCCATGGGCTCCACTATGGTGGAGGAGCAGTTTGTGGGCGGAGACCGCGCCCGGAGCTTTGCTCGGGACTTCGCTGCCTACCGCAGGAAGTCGGG GGCTCTGCCAGTGGCCTGGCTGGAGCGGACGATGCGGTCAGTAGGGCTGGAGGTCTACACGCAGAGTTTCTCCCGGAAACTGCCCTTCCCGGATGAAACGCATGAACGCTAT ATGGTGTCAGGCACCAACGTGTACGGCATACTGCGGGCCCCCCGTGCTGCTAGTACTGAGTCCCTCGTGTTCACTGTGCCCTGTGGCTCCGACTCTACCAACAGCCAGGCTGTGGGGCTGCTGCTGGCACTGGCTGCCCACTTCCGGG GGCAGATTTACTGGGCCAAAGATATCATCTTCCTGGTGACAGAACACGACCTTCTCGGCACTGAGGCTTGGCTTGAAGCCTACCATGATGTCAATGTCACTG GCATGCAGTCATCTCCCTTGCAGGGCCGGGCTGGGGCCATCCAGGCTGCCGTGGCCCTGGAGCTGAGCAGTGATGTGGTCACCAGCCTCGACGTGGCTGTGGAGGGCCTCAACGGGCAGTTGCCCAACCTTGACCTGCTCAACCTCTTCCAGACCTTCTGCCAGAAAGGGGGGTTGCTGTGCACATTGCAGGGCAAG CTGCAGCCCCAAGACTGGACATCACTGGATGGGCCACTGCAGGGCCTGCAGACACTGCTGCTCATGGTTCTGCAGCAGGCCTCTGGCCGTCCCCATGGTCCCCACGGCCTCTTCCTGCGCTACCGCGTGGAGGCCCTAACTCTGCGTGGCATCAATAGCTTCCGCCAGTACAAGTATGATCTCGTGGCTGTGGGCAA GGCTTTGGAGGGCATGTTCCGGAAGCTCAACCACCTCCTAGAGCGCCTGCACCAGTCCTTTTTTCTCTACCTACTCCCTGCTCTATCCCGCTTCGTCTCCATCGGCCTCTACATGCCCGCCGCCGGCTTCTTGCTCCTGGTCCTTGGTTTGAAG GCTTTGGAACTGTGGATGCAACTACACGAGGCCGGAGTGGGCCttgaggctgggggagggcctGGACCcagtgcccccctccccccagcacag GGTGTGGGGCTGGCCTCGCTTGTGGCACCCCTGCTGGTCTCTCAGGCCATGGGACTGGCCCTCTACATCCTGCCAGTGCTGGGCCAACACGTGGCCACCCAGCACTTCCCAGTGGGCGAGGCTGAGGCTGTGGTGCTGACACTGCTGGCAATTTACGTGGCCGGCCTGGCCCTTCCCCACAATACCCACCG GGTGGTAAGCACACAGGCCCCAGACAGGGGCTGGATGGCACTGAAGCTGGTGGCCCTGATCTACCTAGCACTACAGCTGGGCTGCATTGCCCTTACCAACTTCTCACTGGGCTTCCTGTTGGCCGCCACTATGGTACCTGCTGCTGCACTCACCGAGCCTCATGGGCCCCG GCCCCTCTATGCTGCTCTGCTGGTACTGACAGGCCCAGCAGCCACACTCTTGGGCAGCCTGTTCCTGTGGCGGGAGCTACAGGAGGCACCGCTGTCGATAGCCGAGGGCTGGCAGCTCTTCCTGGCGGCACTGGCCCAGGGTGTCCTGGAGCACTACACCTACGGTGCCCTGCTCTTCCCACTGCTGGCCCTGGGCCTCTACCCCTGCTGGCTGCTCTTCTGGAATGTGCTCTTCTGGAAGTGA
- the GPAA1 gene encoding glycosylphosphatidylinositol anchor attachment 1 protein isoform X4 yields MGLLSDPVRRRALARLVLRLNAPLWALPVAWLERTMRSVGLEVYTQSFSRKLPFPDETHERYMVSGTNVYGILRAPRAASTESLVFTVPCGSDSTNSQAVGLLLALAAHFRGQIYWAKDIIFLVTEHDLLGTEAWLEAYHDVNVTGMQSSPLQGRAGAIQAAVALELSSDVVTSLDVAVEGLNGQLPNLDLLNLFQTFCQKGGLLCTLQGKLQPQDWTSLDGPLQGLQTLLLMVLQQASGRPHGPHGLFLRYRVEALTLRGINSFRQYKYDLVAVGKALEGMFRKLNHLLERLHQSFFLYLLPALSRFVSIGLYMPAAGFLLLVLGLKALELWMQLHEAGVGLEAGGGPGPSAPLPPAQGVGLASLVAPLLVSQAMGLALYILPVLGQHVATQHFPVGEAEAVVLTLLAIYVAGLALPHNTHRVVSTQAPDRGWMALKLVALIYLALQLGCIALTNFSLGFLLAATMVPAAALTEPHGPRPLYAALLVLTGPAATLLGSLFLWRELQEAPLSIAEGWQLFLAALAQGVLEHYTYGALLFPLLALGLYPCWLLFWNVLFWK; encoded by the exons ATGGGCCTCCTGTCGGACCCCGTGCGCCGGCGCGCGCTCGCCCGCCTCGTGCTGCGCCTCAACGCGCCGCTCTG GGCTCTGCCAGTGGCCTGGCTGGAGCGGACGATGCGGTCAGTAGGGCTGGAGGTCTACACGCAGAGTTTCTCCCGGAAACTGCCCTTCCCGGATGAAACGCATGAACGCTAT ATGGTGTCAGGCACCAACGTGTACGGCATACTGCGGGCCCCCCGTGCTGCTAGTACTGAGTCCCTCGTGTTCACTGTGCCCTGTGGCTCCGACTCTACCAACAGCCAGGCTGTGGGGCTGCTGCTGGCACTGGCTGCCCACTTCCGGG GGCAGATTTACTGGGCCAAAGATATCATCTTCCTGGTGACAGAACACGACCTTCTCGGCACTGAGGCTTGGCTTGAAGCCTACCATGATGTCAATGTCACTG GCATGCAGTCATCTCCCTTGCAGGGCCGGGCTGGGGCCATCCAGGCTGCCGTGGCCCTGGAGCTGAGCAGTGATGTGGTCACCAGCCTCGACGTGGCTGTGGAGGGCCTCAACGGGCAGTTGCCCAACCTTGACCTGCTCAACCTCTTCCAGACCTTCTGCCAGAAAGGGGGGTTGCTGTGCACATTGCAGGGCAAG CTGCAGCCCCAAGACTGGACATCACTGGATGGGCCACTGCAGGGCCTGCAGACACTGCTGCTCATGGTTCTGCAGCAGGCCTCTGGCCGTCCCCATGGTCCCCACGGCCTCTTCCTGCGCTACCGCGTGGAGGCCCTAACTCTGCGTGGCATCAATAGCTTCCGCCAGTACAAGTATGATCTCGTGGCTGTGGGCAA GGCTTTGGAGGGCATGTTCCGGAAGCTCAACCACCTCCTAGAGCGCCTGCACCAGTCCTTTTTTCTCTACCTACTCCCTGCTCTATCCCGCTTCGTCTCCATCGGCCTCTACATGCCCGCCGCCGGCTTCTTGCTCCTGGTCCTTGGTTTGAAG GCTTTGGAACTGTGGATGCAACTACACGAGGCCGGAGTGGGCCttgaggctgggggagggcctGGACCcagtgcccccctccccccagcacag GGTGTGGGGCTGGCCTCGCTTGTGGCACCCCTGCTGGTCTCTCAGGCCATGGGACTGGCCCTCTACATCCTGCCAGTGCTGGGCCAACACGTGGCCACCCAGCACTTCCCAGTGGGCGAGGCTGAGGCTGTGGTGCTGACACTGCTGGCAATTTACGTGGCCGGCCTGGCCCTTCCCCACAATACCCACCG GGTGGTAAGCACACAGGCCCCAGACAGGGGCTGGATGGCACTGAAGCTGGTGGCCCTGATCTACCTAGCACTACAGCTGGGCTGCATTGCCCTTACCAACTTCTCACTGGGCTTCCTGTTGGCCGCCACTATGGTACCTGCTGCTGCACTCACCGAGCCTCATGGGCCCCG GCCCCTCTATGCTGCTCTGCTGGTACTGACAGGCCCAGCAGCCACACTCTTGGGCAGCCTGTTCCTGTGGCGGGAGCTACAGGAGGCACCGCTGTCGATAGCCGAGGGCTGGCAGCTCTTCCTGGCGGCACTGGCCCAGGGTGTCCTGGAGCACTACACCTACGGTGCCCTGCTCTTCCCACTGCTGGCCCTGGGCCTCTACCCCTGCTGGCTGCTCTTCTGGAATGTGCTCTTCTGGAAGTGA
- the EXOSC4 gene encoding exosome complex component RRP41: MAGLELLSDQGYRVDGRRAGELRKIQARMGVFAQADGSAYIEQGNTKALAVVYGPHEIRGSRARALPDRALVNCQYSSATFSTGERKRRPHGDRKSCEMGLQLRQTFEAAILTQLHPRSQIDIYVQVLQADGGTYAACVNAATLAVLDAGIPMRDFVCACSAGFVDGTALADLSHVEEAAGGPQLALALLPAAGQIALLEMDARLHEDHLERVLEAAAQAARDVHTLLDRVVRQHVREASILLGD; the protein is encoded by the exons ATGGCGGGGCTGGAGCTGTTGTCGGACCAGGGATACCGGGTAGACGGGCGGCGTGCTGGGGAGCTGCGCAAGATACAGGCGCGCATGGGCGTGTTCGCGCAGGCTGACGGCTCGGCCTACATCGAGCAGGGCAACACCAAGGCGCTGGCGGTGGTCTACGGGCCGCACGAG ATCCGGGGCTCCCGCGCTCGAGCCCTGCCTGACCGGGCCCTGGTGAACTGTCAGTATAGTTCAGCAACTTTCAGCACAGGTGAGCGCAAGCGACGGCCACACGGGGACCGTAAATCCTGTGAGATGGGCCTGCAACTACGCCAGACGTTCGAGGCAGCCATCCTTACACAGCTGCACCCACGCTCCCAGATTGACATCTATGTGCAG GTGCTGCAGGCAGATGGTGGAACCTACGCAGCTTGTGTGAATGCAGCCACATTGGCAGTGCTGGATGCTGGGATACCCATGAGAGACTTTGTGTGTGCGTGCTCAGCTGGCTTTGTGGATGGCACAGCCCTGGCGGACCTCAGCCATGTGGAGGAAGCAGCTGGTGGCCCTCAGCTGGCCCTGGCCTTGTTGCCAGCTGCAGGCCAGATTGCATTGCTTGAGATGGATGCCCGGCTGCATGAGGACCACCTAGAGCGGGTGCTAGAGGCCGCTGCCCAGGCTGCCCGAGATGTGCACACCTTGTTGGACCGTGTGGTCCGGCAGCATGTGCGTGAAGCCTCTATCTTGCTGGGAGACTGA